A single window of Thermomicrobiales bacterium DNA harbors:
- the rpsA gene encoding 30S ribosomal protein S1: protein MEVSRITEQGGALDAPVSLMEKYLNDPTNDYRTLKFGDVMDGTIMRVDRDEILVDIGSKSEGIVPAKEFSSLTSSEKQALSIGETVLIFVVQPENQEGHAVVSIDRARQEKSWRRLQEIYEENGVIDAEVVNYNKGGLLVNLDGVRGFVPASQVTEIRGGDEAGKQAEMARMIGTHLPLKVIEINRHRNRLILSERQAMQEKRDEMKEKLIEELREGEVRQGRVSSICDFGAFVDIGGADGLVHLSELSWSRVRHPSEVLKIGQEVDVYVLGINAQEKKIALSIKRTQAEPWSQVASAYEVGQLVRGTVTQLANFGAFARIVDGIEGLIHVSELTDARITHPKQVVHEGEELLLRIIRIDPERRRMGLSLRRALDTPDE, encoded by the coding sequence ATGGAAGTTTCTCGTATTACCGAGCAAGGGGGAGCGCTCGACGCACCCGTGTCGCTCATGGAAAAGTACCTCAACGATCCCACCAATGATTACCGGACCCTCAAGTTCGGTGACGTCATGGACGGGACCATCATGCGAGTGGACCGGGACGAGATCCTGGTCGACATCGGGTCGAAGTCCGAAGGGATTGTGCCGGCGAAAGAGTTCTCCTCGCTCACCTCGAGTGAGAAGCAGGCGCTTTCGATCGGTGAAACGGTGCTGATCTTCGTCGTCCAACCTGAGAACCAGGAAGGCCACGCGGTCGTCTCCATCGACCGCGCGCGGCAGGAGAAGTCCTGGCGGCGGCTGCAGGAAATCTACGAAGAGAATGGCGTCATCGACGCCGAGGTCGTCAACTACAACAAGGGCGGCCTGCTGGTGAACCTGGACGGTGTGCGCGGATTCGTGCCCGCCTCGCAGGTTACCGAAATTCGCGGTGGTGACGAGGCTGGCAAGCAGGCCGAGATGGCCCGCATGATCGGCACGCACCTTCCGCTCAAGGTCATCGAGATCAACCGTCATCGCAACCGGCTGATCCTCTCCGAGCGCCAGGCCATGCAGGAAAAGCGCGACGAGATGAAGGAGAAGCTGATCGAGGAGCTGCGCGAGGGCGAGGTTCGCCAGGGTCGCGTCTCCTCCATCTGCGATTTCGGCGCCTTTGTCGATATCGGCGGCGCCGACGGACTGGTTCACCTCTCCGAGCTCAGCTGGAGCCGAGTGCGCCACCCATCGGAAGTGCTCAAGATCGGCCAGGAAGTCGATGTCTATGTCCTTGGCATCAATGCCCAGGAGAAGAAGATCGCGCTCTCCATCAAGCGCACTCAGGCCGAGCCCTGGAGCCAGGTCGCCTCGGCGTACGAGGTCGGCCAGTTGGTGCGCGGCACCGTCACCCAGCTTGCCAACTTCGGCGCGTTTGCGCGGATCGTCGATGGTATCGAGGGGCTTATCCACGTCTCCGAGCTTACCGATGCGCGGATCACGCATCCGAAGCAGGTCGTGCACGAGGGCGAAGAGCTCCTGCTTCGCATCATCCGCATCGATCCCGAACGCCGCCGCATGGGCTTGAGCCTGCGCCGCGCGCTCGATACGCCGGATGAAGA